A genomic segment from Aegilops tauschii subsp. strangulata cultivar AL8/78 chromosome 1, Aet v6.0, whole genome shotgun sequence encodes:
- the LOC109747816 gene encoding uncharacterized protein — METRPWLLQLLALLITTTALLLNPSTSTSSSTSTVDDLPALLSLKSLITKDPLGALSSWTINSSSNGSTHGFCSWTGVECSSAHPGHVAALRLQGLGLSGTISPFLGNLSRLRALDLSDNKLEGQIPPSLGNCFALRRLNLSVNSLSGAIPPAMGNLSKLVVLAIGSNNISGTIPPPFADLATVTLFSIVKNHVHGQIPPWLGNLTALNDLNMGGNIMSGHVPPALSKLTNLQYLNLAANNLQGLIPPVLFNMSSLEYLNFGSNQLSGSLPQDIGSILPNLKKFSVFYNKFEGQIPASLSNISSLEHLSLHGNRFRGGIPSNIGQSGCLTVFEVGNNELQATESRDWDFLTSLANCSSLVLVNLQLNNLSGILPNSIGNLSQKLEGLRVGGNQIAGHIPTGIGRYYKLAILEFADNRFTGTIPSDIGKLSNLKELSLFQNRYYGEIPSSIGNLSQLNLLSLSTNNLEGSIPATFGNLTELISLDLSSNLLSGQIPEEVMSISSLALFLNLSNNLLDGPISPHVGQLVNLAIMDLSSNKLSGVIPNTLGSCVTLQFLHLQGNLLHGQIPKVLMALRGLEELDLSNNNLSGHIPEFLESFRLLKNLNVSFNHLSGLVPDKGIFSNASAVSLTSNDMLCGGPVFFHFPTCPYPAPDKPARHKLIRILVFTVAGAFILLCVSIAIRCYIRKSRGDARQGQENSPEMFQRISYAELHLATDSFSVENLVGRGSFGSVYKGTFGSGANLSTAAVKVLDVQRQGATRSFISECNALKRIRHRKLVKVITVCDSLDHSGSQFKALVLEFIPNGSLDKWLHPSTEGEFQTPSLMQRLNIALDVAEALEYLHHHIDPPIVHCDVKPSNILLDDDMVAHLGDFGLAKIIRAEESRQSLADQSCSAGIKGTIGYLAPEYGTGTEISVEGDVYSYGVLLLEMLTGRRPTDPFFGNTTNLPKYVQMACPGNLLDIMDVNVRCNQEPQVTLELFAAPVSRLGLACCRGSARRRIKMGDVVKELGAIKRLIMASQNSASWSTTK; from the exons ATGGAGACCAGACCATGGCTCCTCCAGcttcttgcccttctcatcaCCACCACTGCCCTTCTCTTGAACCCATCCACTTCCACTTCCAGCTCCACCAGCACCGTCGACGACCTTCCGGCCCTCCTATCGCTCAAATCTCTCATCACCAAGGATCCCTTGGGCGCACTCTCCTCATGGACCATCAACAGCAGCTCCAACGGCAGCACTCATGGCTTCTGCAGCTGGACCGGCGTGGAGTGCAGCAGTGCACACCCGGGACATGTTGCCGCGCTTCGACTACAAGGTCTTGGCCTCTCCGGGACCATTTCACCATTTCTTGGGAACCTCTCGCGTCTCCGTGCACTCGATTTGTCCGACAACAAGCTTGAAGGTCAGATCCCTCCTAGCCTTGGCAACTGCTTTGCACTACGCAGGCTCAACCTGAGCGTCAACTCCCTGTCCGGTGCCATCCCTCCCGCCATGGGAAACCTGTCAAAGCTTGTTGTTCTGGCTATTGGCAGCAACAATATCTCGGGTACCATTCCTCCTCCTTTTGCAGATCTTGCAACAGTCACCCTCTTCAGTATAGTAAAGAACCATGTGCATGGGCAAATACCACCATGGCTCGGCAATTTGACAGCACTGAATGATTTGAACATGGGTGGGAATATTATGAGCGGACATGTTCCACCAGCTTTGTCTAAGCTTACCAACCTTCAATATCTGAATCTAGCAGCCAATAACCTACAAGGTTTGATCCCTCCAGTGTTATTTAATATGTCGTCACTTGAATACCTCAATTTCGGGTCAAACCAACTGTCAGGCTCTCTACCACAAGATATTGGCTCTATACTTCCTAACCTGAAAAAGTTCAGTGTATTCTACAACAAATTTGAAGGCCAGATTCCTGCCTCCTTGTCAAACATATCTTCTCTTGAACATCTCTCTCTCCATGGGAATAGATTTCGTGGCGGAATCCCATCAAATATTGGCCAAAGTGGATGTTTGACTGTATTTGAAGTAGGAAATAATGAGCTGCAGGCTACAGAGTCAAGAGATTGGGATTTTCTGACCTCCTTGGCTAACTGCAGCAGCCTAGTTCTTGTAAATCTTCAACTGAATAACCTTTCAGGGATTTTGCCAAATAGCATCGGTAATCTCTCGCAAAAACTTGAAGGTCTTCGAGTTGGAGGAAACCAAATTGCTGGGCATATACCTACAGGAATAGGAAGATATTACAAGCTTGCAATACTTGAGTTTGCAGATAATCGCTTCACAGGAACCATACCTTCAGATATTGGAAAGCTATCCAACCTCAAAGAACTATCTCTATTTCAGAATAGATACTATGGGGAGATTCCTTCGTCAATAGGCAACCTATCACAACTAAATCTGCTATCTCTTTCAACCAATAATTTGGAGGGTAGCATTCCAGCTACTTTTGGCAACCTTACTGAGTTAATCTCCCTGGACCTTTCCAGTAACCTCTTGAGTGGGCAAATCCCAGAAGAAGTTATGAGCATCTCCTCCCTGGCTCTATTTCTCAATCTCTCAAACAATTTATTAGATGGACCTATTTCTCCACATGTTGGGCAGCTAGTCAATCTTGCAATAATGGATCTCTCATCAAACAAGCTATCAGGTGTAATCCCAAATACCCTTGGTAGTTGCGTAACATTGCAATTCCTACACTTACAAGGGAATCTCTTGCATGGACAAATTCCAAAAGTACTCATGGCATTAAGAGGGCTAGAAGAGCTGGATCTCTCTAATAATAATTTATCAGGACATATCCCTGAATTTCTCGAGAGCTTCCGGCTTCTAAAGAATCTAAACGTTTCATTCAACCACCTATCAGGTCTGGTGCCAGATAAGGGGATCTTCTCAAATGCAAGTGCTGTATCCCTCACAAGTAATGACATGCTATGTGGTGGCCCTGTATTCTTTCATTTCCCTACATGCCCATACCCAGCGCCTGATAAACCTGCACGTCACAAACTGATTCGCATCTTGGTGTTTACTGTGGCGGGAGCATTCATCCTTCTCTGTGTCAGCATTGCTATACGTTGTTACATTAGGAAATCAAGAGGTGATGCCCGCCAAGGTCAGGAAAACAGCCCTGAGATGTTTCAGAGGATCTCATATGCTGAGTTGCATTTGGCTACAGATTCATTCTCTGTGGAAAATTTGGTTGGCCGTGGAAGCTTCGGCAGTGTATATAAAGGGACTTTTGGTTCTGGTGCAAATTTGAGTACCGCGGCAGTGAAGGTACTTGATGTCCAACGACAAGGAGCCACAAGGAGCTTCATATCTGAGTGCAATGCTCTCAAAAGGATACGACATCGCAAACTAGTCAAGGTTATCACAGTGTGTGATAGCTTGGACCACAGTGGCAGCCAATTCAAGGCACTTGTGCTCGAGTTCATTCCCAATGGAAGCTTGGATAAATGGTTACACCCGAGCACAGAAGGCGAGTTCCAAACACCAAGCCTGATGCAGAGGCTAAACATTGCACTTGATGTGGCAGAGGCACTGGAATATCTCCATCATCATATTGATCCTCCAATTGTTCACTGTGATGTTAAACCAAGTAATATTCTTCTTGATGATGACATGGTTGCACATCTTGGTGACTTTGGACTAGCAAAGATAATTAGGGCAGAAGAAAGCAGGCAATCACTCGCCGATCAAAGTTGCTCGGCTGGAATCAAAGGCACAATTGGGTATCTTGCACCAG AGTATGGCACCGGGACTGAAATATCTGTGGAAGGCGACGTGTACAGCTATGGTGTGCTATTGTTGGAGATGCTTACTGGGAGAAGGCCAACTGACCCATTTTTCGGCAATACTACAAATCTACCAAAGTACGTTCAGATGGCCTGTCCTGGTAATCTGTTGGATATAATGGACGTCAATGTAAGATGCAACCAAGAGCCTCAAGTGACTTTAGAATTGTTCGCTGCTCCAGTTTCAAGACTTGGTCTAGCTTGCTGCAGGGGCTCTGCAAGACGGCGCATAAAGATGGGCGATGTGGTAAAAGAATTGGGTGCGATAAAACGGTTAATCATGGCCAGCCAGAATTCCGCGTCCTGGTCCACAACGAAGTAA
- the LOC109748058 gene encoding 19 kDa globulin, whose product MGRFVFFAVFLAALVAVSAAQGVLEQSLTDAQCRGEVQEKPLLACRQILEQQLTGRAGEGAVGVPLFHAQWGARERCCRQLESVSRECRCAALRGMVRDYEQSMPPLGEGRHGSSGERQQEQGCSGESTEPEQRQEVQGGQYGSETGGGQQQGGGYHGVTVGRGGQRQGQVLCHKRPQRQQGEGFSGEGAQQKPQAGRVRLTKVRLPTACRIEPQECSVFTADQYY is encoded by the coding sequence ATGGGTAGGTTCGTCTTCTTCGCGGTGTTCCTGGCGGCCCTGGTAGCCGTCTCCGCCGCCCAAGGCGTGCTCGAGCAGAGCCTCACGGACGCGCAGTGCCGGGGCGAGGTCCAGGAGAAGCCGCTCCTCGCGTGCCGGCAGATCCTCGAGCAGCAGCTGACCGGCCGCGCCGGCGAGGGCGCCGTCGGCGTCCCGTTGTTTCATGCCCAGTGGGGCGCCAGGGAGCGATGCTGCCGGCAGCTCGAGAGCGTCAGCCGCGAGTGCCGCTGCGCCGCCCTCCGCGGCATGGTGCGGGACTACGAGCAGTCCATGCCGCCGCTGGGAGAAGGGCGCCACGGCTCGTCGGGGGAGCGTCAACAAGAGCAGGGGTGTTCCGGCGAGTCCACGGAGCCGGAGCAGCGGCAGGAGGTACAAGGGGGTCAGTATGGCAGTGAGACAGGAGGAGGCCAGCAGCAGGGAGGAGGCTACCACGGGGTGACCGTCGGGCGTGGTGGCCAGCGGCAAGGACAGGTGCTCTGTCACAAGAGGCCGCAGCGGCAGCAGGGAGAAGGGTTCTCCGGCGAGGGGGCGCAGCAGAAGCCGCAGGCCGGTCGCGTGAGGTTGACGAAGGTGCGGCTGCCGACCGCGTGCCGGATCGAGCCCCAGGAGTGTAGCGTCTTCACCGCCGACCAGTACTACTAA
- the LOC109747830 gene encoding glutenin, high molecular weight subunit 12, with protein MAKRLVLFAAVVIALVALTTAEGEASRQLQCERELQESSLEACRQVVDQQLAGRLPWSTGLQMRCCQQLRDVSAKCRSVAVSQVARQYEQTVVPPKGGSFYPGETTPLQQLQQGIFWGTSSQTVQGYYPSVTSPRQGSYYPGQASPQQPGQGQQPGKWQEPGQGQQWYYPTSLQQPGQGQQIGKGKQGYYPTSLQQPGQGQQIGQGQQGYYPTSPQHTGQRQQPVQGQQIGQGQQPEQGQQPGQWQQGYYPTSPQQLGQGQQPGQWQQSGQGQQGHYPTSLQQPGQGQQGHYLASQQQPAQGQQGHYPTSQQQPGQGQQGHYPASQQQPGQGQQGHYPASQQEPGQGQQGQIPASQQQPGQGQQGHYPASLQQPGQQGHYPTSLQQLGQGQQIGQPGQKQQPGQGQQTGQGQQPEQEQQPGQGQQGYYPTSLQQPGQGQQQGQGQQGYYPTSLQQPGQGQQGHYPASLQQPGQGQPGQRQQPGQGQHPEQGQQPGQGQQGYYPTSPQQPGQGQQLGQGQQGYYPTSPQQPGQGQQPGQGQQGHCPTSPQQTGQAQQPGQGQQIGQVQQPGQGQQGYYPTSLQQPGQGQQSGQGQQSGQGHQPGQGQQSGQEQQGYDSPYHVSAEQQAASPMVAKAQQPATQLPTVCRMEGGDALSASQ; from the coding sequence ATGGCTAAGCGGCTGGTCCTCTTTGCGGCAGTAGTCATCGCCCTCGTGGCTCTCACCACCGCTGAAGGTGAGGCCTCTAGGCAACTACAGTGTGAGCGCGAGCTCCAGGAGAGCTCGCTTGAGGCATGCCGGCAGGTCGTGGACCAACAGTTGGCCGGTCGGCTGCCATGGAGCACGGGGCTCCAGATGCGATGCTGCCAGCAGCTCCGAGATGTTAGCGCCAAGTGCCGCTCTGTCGCCGTCAGCCAAGTCGCAAGACAATATGAGCAAACTGTGGTGCCGCCCAAGGGCGGATCCTTCTACCCTGGTGAGACCACGCCACTGCAGCAACTCCAACAAGGAATATTTTGGGGAACATCTTCACAAACAGTACAAGGGTATTACCCAAGCGTAACTTCTCCTCGGCAGGGGTCATATTATCCAGGCCAAGCTTCTCCACAACAGCCAGGACAAGGGCAACAGCCTGGCAAATGGCAAGAACCAGGACAAGGGCAACAATGGTACTACCCAACTTCTCTGCAGCAGCCAGGACAAGGGCAACAGATAGGAAAAGGGAAACAAGGGTACTACCCAACTTCTCTGCAGCAACCAGGACAAGGGCAACAAATAGGACAAGGGCAACAAGGGTACTACCCAACTTCTCCGCAGCACACAGGACAAAGGCAACAACCAGTACAAGGGCAACAAATAGGACAAGGGCAACAACCAGAACAAGGGCAACAACCAGGACAATGGCAACAAGGGTACTATCCAACTTCTCCACAGCAGCTAGGACAAGGGCAACAACCAGGACAATGGCAACAATCAGGACAAGGGCAACAAGGGCACTACCCAACTTCTCTACAACAGCCAGGACAAGGGCAACAAGGGCATTACCTAGCTTCTCAGCAGCAGCCAGCACAAGGGCAACAAGGGCACTACCCAACTTCTCAGCAGCAGCCAGGACAAGGGCAACAAGGGCACTACCCAGCTTCTCAGCAGCAGCCAGGACAAGGGCAACAAGGGCACTACCCAGCTTCTCAGCAAGAGCCAGGACAAGGGCAACAAGGGCAAATCCCAGCTTCTCAACAGCAGCCAGGACAAGGGCAACAAGGGCACTACCCAGCTTCTCTGCAGCAACCAGGACAACAAGGGCATTACCCAACTTCTCTACAGCAGCTAGGACAAGGGCAACAAATAGGACAGCCAGGACAAAAGCAACAACCAGGACAAGGGCAACAAACAGGACAAGGGCAACAGCCAGAACAAGAGCAACAACCAGGACAAGGGCAACAAGGATACTATCCAACTTCTCTGCAGCAGCCAGGACAAGGGCAACAGCAAGGACAAGGGCAACAAGGGTACTACCCAACTTCTCTCCAGCAGCCAGGACAAGGGCAACAAGGGCACTACCCAGCTTCTCTGCAGCAGCCAGGACAAGGACAGCCAGGACAAAGGCAACAACCAGGACAAGGGCAACATCCAGAACAAGGGCAACAACCAGGACAAGGGCAACAAGGGTACTATCCAACTTCTCCACAGCAGCCAGGACAAGGGCAACAACTAGGACAAGGGCAACAAGGGTACTACCCAACTTCTCCGCAGCAGCCAGGACAAGGGCAACAACCAGGACAAGGGCAACAAGGGCACTGCCCAACGTCCCCGCAGCAGACAGGACAAGCGCAACAACCAGGACAAGGCCAACAAATAGGACAAGTGCAACAACCAGGACAAGGGCAACAAGGGTACTACCCAACTTCTCTGCAGCAGCCTGGACAAGGGCAACAGTCAGGACAAGGGCAACAGTCAGGACAAGGACACCAACCAGGACAAGGGCAGCAATCAGGACAAGAGCAACAAGGCTACGACAGCCCATACCATGTTAGCGCAGAGCAGCAAGCGGCCAGCCCAATGGTGGCAAAGGCGCAGCAGCCCGCGACACAGCTGCCGACAGTGTGTCGGATGGAGGGGGGCGACGCATTGTCGGCTAGCCAGTGA
- the LOC109747826 gene encoding LOW QUALITY PROTEIN: uncharacterized protein (The sequence of the model RefSeq protein was modified relative to this genomic sequence to represent the inferred CDS: deleted 2 bases in 1 codon) has product MALRLQGIGLSGTISPFLGNLSRLRVLDLSNNKLEGQIPPSLGNCFALRRLNLSFNSLSSAIPPAMGNLSKLVVLSIRKNNISGTIPPSFADLATVTVFSIASNYVHGQIPPWLGNLTALKDLNVEDNMMSGHVPPALSKLTNLRFLFLGTNNLQGLIPPVLFNMSSLERFDFESNQLSGSLPQDIGSTLPNLKEFSLFYNKFKGQIPSSLSNISSLERIVLHGNRFHGRIPSNIGQNGCLTVFVLGKNELQATESRDWDFLTSLANCSSLSTVDLQLNNLSGILPNSISNLSQKLETLQVGGNQIAGHIPTGIGRYYKLTVLEFADNLFTGTIPSDIGKLSNLRNLFLFQNRYHGEIPLSLGNMSQLNKLILSNNNLEGSIPATFGNLTELISLDLSSNLLSGQIPEEVMSISSLAVFLNLSNNLLDGPITPHVGQLVNLAIMDLSSNKLSSAIPNTLGSCIELQFLYLQGNLLHGQIPKEFMALRGLEELDLSNNNLSGPVPEFLESFQLLKNLNLSFNQLSGPVPDTGIFSNASIVSLTSNGMLCGGPVFFHFPACPYLAPDKLARHKLIHILVFTVVGAFILLGVCIATCCYINKSRGDARQGQENIPEMFQRISYTELHSATDSFSVENLVGRGSFGSVYKGTFGSGANLITAAVKVLDVQRQGATRSFMSECNALKRIRHRKLVKVITVCDSLDHSGSQFKALVLEFIPNGSLDKWLHPSTEGEFQTPSLMQRLNIALDVAEALEYLHHHIDPPIVHCDVKPSNILLDDNMVAHLGDFGLAKIIRAEESSQSLTGQSSSVGIKGTIGYLAPEYGMGTEISVEGDVYSYGVLLLEMLTGRRPTDPFFNESTNLPNYIEMACPGNLLETMDVNIRCNQEPKATLELFAAPVSKLGLACCRGPARQRIRMSDVVRELGAIKANHGQPEFCILVHSAVI; this is encoded by the exons ATGGCGCTGCGCTTGCAAGGTATCGGCCTCTCCGGGACCATTTCACCATTTCTCGGGAACCTCTCCCGTCTCCGTGTACTAGATTTGTCCAACAACAAGCTTGAAGGTCAGATCCCTCCTAGCCTTGGTAACTGCTTTGCACTCCGCAGGCTCAACCTGAGCTTCAACTCCCTGTCCAGTGCCATCCCTCCCGCCATGGGAAACCTGTCAAAGCTTGTTGTTCTGAGTATTCGCAAGAACAATATCTCAGGTACAATTCCTCCTTCCTTTGCGGATCTTGCAACAGTCACCGTGTTTAGTATAGCAAGTAACTATGTGCATGGGCAAATACCACCATGGCTCGGCAATTTGACAGCCCTAAAAGATTTGAACGTGGAAGATAATATGATGAGCGGCCATGTTCCACCAGCTTTGTCTAAGCTTACCAACCTTCGATTTCTGTTTCTAGGAACCAATAACCTACAAGGTTTGATCCCTCCAGTATTATTTAATATGTCGTCACTTGAACGCTTCGATTTTGAGTCAAACCAACTGTCAGGCTCGCTACCACAAGATATTGGGTCTACACTTCCTAACCTGAAAGAGTTCAGTTTATTCTACAACAAATTTAAAGGCCAGATCCCTTCCTCCTTGTCAAACATATCTTCTCTTGAACGTATCGTTCTCCATGGGAACAGATTTCATGGACGAATCCCATCAAATATTGGCCAAAATGGATGTTTGACTGTATTTGTGCTAGGGAAGAATGAGCTGCAGGCTACAGAGTCGAGGGATTGGGATTTTCTGACCTCCTTGGCTAACTGTAGCAGCCTATCTACTGTAGATCTTCAACTGAATAACCTTTCGGGGATTTTGCCAAATAGCATCAGTAATCTCTCGCAAAAACTTGAAACTCTTCAAGTAGGAGGAAACCAGATTGCTGGACATATACCTACGGGAATAGGAAGATATTACAAACTCACGGTTCTTGAGTTTGCAGATAACCTCTTCACAGGAACCATACCTTCAGATATTGGAAAGCTATCCAACCTAAGAAATCTGTTTCTATTTCAGAATAGATACCATGGGGAGATTCCATTGTCACTAGGCAACATGTCACAGCTAAACAAGCTAATTCTTTCAAACAACAATTTGGAGGGTAGCATTCCCGCTACTTTTGGCAACCTAACTGAGCTGATCTCTCTGGACCTTTCCAGTAACCTCTTGAGTGGGCAAATCCCAGAAGAAGTTATGAGCATCTCCTCCCTGGCTGTATTTCTCAATCTCTCAAACAATTTATTAGATGGACCTATTACCCCACATGTTGGGCAGCTAGTCAATCTTGCAATAATGGATCTCTCATCGAACAAGTTATCAAGTGCAATACCAAATACCCTTGGTAGTTGTATAGAATTGCAATTCCTATACTTACAAGGGAATCTCTTGCATGGACAGATTCCAAAAGAATTCATGGCATTAAGAGGGTTAGAAGAGCTGGATCTCTCTAATAATAACTTATCAGGACCTGTTCCTGAATTTCTTGAGAGCTTCCAGCTTCTGAAGAATCTAAACCTTTCATTCAACCAACTATCAGGTCCGGTGCCAGATACGGGAATCTTCTCAAATGCAAGCATTGTATCTCTCACGAGTAATGGCATGTTATGTGGTGGCCCCGTGTTCTTCCATTTCCCTGCATGCCCATACCTAGCCCCTGATAAGCTTGCACGTCATAAACTGATTCACATCTTGGTGTTTACTGTGGTGGGAGCATTCATCCTGCTTGGTGTCTGCATTGCTACATGTTGTTACATTAACAAGTCAAGAGGTGATGCCCGCCAAGGTCAGGAAAACATCCCTGAGATGTTTCAGAGGATCTCATACACTGAGTTGCATTCGGCTACAGATTCATTCTCTGTAGAAAATTTGGTTGGCCGTGGAAGCTTCGGCAGTGTATATAAAGGGACTTTTGGTTCTGGTGCAAATTTAATTACGGCGGCTGTGAAGGTACTTGATGTCCAAAGGCAAGGAGCCACAAGGAGCTTCATGTCTGAGTGCAATGCTCTCAAACGGATTCGACATCGCAAACTAGTCAAGGTTATCACAGTGTGTGATAGCTTGGACCACAGTGGCAGCCAATTCAAGGCACTTGTGCTCGAGTTCATTCCCAATGGAAGCTTGGATAAATGGTTACACCCGAGCACAGAAGGCGAGTTCCAAACACCAAGCCTGATGCAGAGGCTAAACATTGCACTTGATGTGGCGGAGGCACTGGAATATCTCCATCATCATATTGATCCTCCAATTGTTCACTGTGATGTTAAACCAAGTAATATTCTTCTTGATGATAACATGGTTGCACATCTTGGTGACTTCGGACTAGCAAAGATAATTAGGGCAGAAGAAAGCAGTCAATCACTCACAGGTCAAAGTTCCTCTGTTGGAATCAAAGGCACAATTGGGTACCTTGCACCAG AGTATGGCATGGGGACAGAAATATCTGTAGAAGGTGACGTGTACAGCTATGGTGTGCTATTGTTGGAGATGCTAACTGGGAGAAGGCCAACTGACCCATTTTTCAATGAGAGTACAAATCTACCAAACTACATTGAGATGGCCTGTCCTGGTAATCTACTGGAAACAATGGATGTCAATATTAGATGCAACCAAGAGCCTAAAGCGACTTTAGAATTGTTCGCTGCTCCAGTTTCAAAACTTGGTTTAGCTTGCTGCAGGGGCCCTGCAAGACAGCGCATAAGGATGAGCGATGTGGTAAGAGAATTGGGTGCCATAAAA GCTAATCATGGCCAGCCAGAATTTTGCATCTTGGTCCACAGCGCAGTAATATAG